A section of the Bombus huntii isolate Logan2020A chromosome 5, iyBomHunt1.1, whole genome shotgun sequence genome encodes:
- the LOC126865984 gene encoding U6 snRNA-associated Sm-like protein LSm4, whose amino-acid sequence MLPLSLLRTAQNHPMLVELKNGETYNGHLVSCDSWMNINLREVICTSRDGDKFWRMPECYIRGSTIKYLRIPDEVIDMVKEDVQMKSRGRGEMKGRGQSQRGRGSGRGTFGRGGRGPAALGRGGGNQGGNKSQNKARTK is encoded by the exons atg TTACCTTTGTCGTTATTAAGAACTGCTCAAAACCATCCTATG cTAGTCGAACTTAAGAATGGAGAAACGTATAATGGACATTTAGTTAGTTGTGATAGCTGGATGAATATTAATCTCAGAGAGGTTATATGTACATCCAGG GATGGCGATAAATTTTGGAGAATGCCTGAATGCTATATTCGAGGTAGTACAATTAAGTATTTACGAATTCCTGATGAAGTCATAGATATGGTAAAAGAAGATGTACAAATGAAATCGAGGGGACGTGGAGAAATGAAAGGAAGAGGACAAAGTCAACGAGGTCGTGGTAGTGGAAGAG gAACTTTTGGTCGTGGTGGTAGAGGCCCTGCTGCTCTTGGTCGTGGTGGAGGTAATCAAGGAGGGAACAAATCTCAAAATAAAGCAAGAACCAAATGA
- the LOC126865983 gene encoding WD repeat-containing protein 82 has product MKLVDHVVRSFKVAKVFRENSDRINSIDFSPNGDTLISCSEDDQIVIYDCEKGTQVRTVNSKKYGVDLIHFTHAKNTAIHSSTKIDDTIRYLSLHDNKYIRYFPGHSKKVVSLCISPIEDTFLSGSLDKSLRLWDLRSPNCHGVMNVSGRPVAAYDPEGLIFAAGVNSEFLKLYDLRSFDKGPFVTFKLSQEKECDWTGLKFSRDGKTILISTNGSTIRLIDAFHGTPLQTFAGYLNNKGIAIEASFSPDSQFVFSGSTDGRVHVWNAETGYKVCVLNGDHPAPVQCIQFNPKYMMLASACTNMAFWLPTIDENA; this is encoded by the coding sequence ATGAAGCTCGTTGACCACGTGGTGAGGAGCTTCAAGGTGGCCAAAGTTTTCCGTGAAAATTCCGATCGCATAAATAGCATCGATTTTTCACCAAACGGGGATACTTTGATCTCCTGCTCGGAAGATGACCAGATCGTGATATATGACTGTGAGAAAGGCACTCAGGTGCGTACAGTCAATTCCAAGAAATATGGTGTAGATTTAATCCATTTCACCCATGCAAAGAATACTGCAATACACAGCAGTACAAAAATTGATGACACCATCCGTTATCTAAGCTTGCATGATAATAAGTATATCAGATATTTCCCAGGTCATAGCAAGAAAGTTGTATCATTATGTATCAGCCCTATAGAAGATACATTTCTTTCTGGATCTTTAGATAAATCATTAAGACTATGGGACTTACGTTCTCCTAATTGTCATGGTGTTATGAATGTTTCGGGACGTCCAGTTGCTGCATATGATCCAGAGGGTCTGATTTTCGCAGCAGGTGTCAATTCAGAGTTCTTGAAGCTGTATGATCTACGCAGTTTCGACAAAGGGCCATTTGTTACATTTAAATTATCTCAAGAGAAGGAATGTGATTGGACAGGACTAAAGTTTAGTAGAGATGGTAAAACCATTTTGATCTCTACAAATGGCAGTACAATCCGTTTGATTGATGCCTTTCATGGTACTCCGCTACAAACATTTGCTGGTTATTTGAACAACAAAGGAATTGCAATTGAAGCCAGCTTTAGTCCTGATTCACAGTTTGTATTTAGTGGATCTACAGATGGGAGAGTGCATGTATGGAATGCCGAAACTGGATACAAAGTTTGTGTGCTTAATGGAGATCACCCTGCACCAGTTCAGTGTATTCAATTTAATCCTAAGTATATGATGTTAGCATCTGCCTGTACCAATATGGCATTTTGGTTGCCTACTATTGACGAAAATGCATAA
- the LOC126865926 gene encoding plasmanylethanolamine desaturase gives MDEIKVANLGQAASAACSMATNFLAPVKTERQIYENSMLEDDPNANSVVSTSQEDRTVPRWGPNHKGAQELANLYSTGKRTQECICVGICITLIVVNSIFILVRLRLENLSSIAIAAFCGIVTADFGSGLVHWAADTWGSVELPVLGKNFLRPFREHHIDPTSITRHDFIETNGDNFMVTIPFLYKLTWDFLTLPESEIQQKFVWTCYWFLLAIFVAMTNQIHKWSHTYFGLPSWVVWLQEHRIILPRKHHRVHHVAPHETYFCITTGWLNWPLEQLRFWYILETVIEKATGCKPRADDLKWAQKRS, from the exons ATGGATGAGATAAAGGTAGCAAACTTGGGCCAAGCGGCATCAGCCGCGTGCTCGATGGCTACGAATTTCTTGGCGCCAGTGAAAACCGAACGGCAGATCTACGAGAATTCGATGCTCGAGGACGATCCCAATGCCAATTCGGTGGTCTCAACTTCACAAGAGGACAGAACTGTACCAAGATGGGGTCCTAATCACAAGGGTGCTCAAGAATTAGCAAATCTTTATAGTACtg GGAAAAGAACGCAAGAGTGCATTTGTGTAGGCATCTGCATTACTCTCATCGTAGTTAATTCGATATTTATCCTTGTCAGATTACGATTAGAAAATTTGAGCTCGATAGCGATAGCAGCATTTTGTGGCATCGTTACGGCAGATTTTGGATCTGGATTAGTACATTGGGCTGCTGACACATGGGGCTCTGTGGAGCTTCCAGTTCTTGGAAAG AATTTTTTAAGACCATTTCGAGAGCACCACATTGATCCAACTAGCATAACAAGGCATGATTTTATAGAAACTAATGGTGACAATTTCATGGTCACAATTCCATTCCTTTACAAATTAACATGGGATTTCTTAACTCTCCCAGAATCAGAGAtacaacaaaaatttgtttggaCCTGTTATTGGTTTCTACTTGCAATTTTTGTGGCAATGACTAATCAg ATACATAAATGGTCACATACATATTTTGGATTACCTTCTTGGGTTGTTTGGTTACAAGAACATAGAATTATATTGCCTAGAAAACATCATCGTGTGCATCATGTTGCACCACATGAAACTTATTTCTGTATTACTACTGGATGGTTAAATTGGCCATTAGAACAACTTCGGTTTTGGTATATTCTAGAAACTGTAATCGAAAAAGCTACTGGCTGTAAACCTAGGGCGGATGATTTGAAATGGGCACAAAAACGATCTTGA